A portion of the Esox lucius isolate fEsoLuc1 chromosome 20, fEsoLuc1.pri, whole genome shotgun sequence genome contains these proteins:
- the LOC105008584 gene encoding complement C1q-like protein 2 has product MKATAFLLVSLCFYSLYVAQDDIQKIKNYNEQTSVGSFNPDTWKLLKDFGAMEEKLRTTVERLAAMETKIEEMKNKERTNVFFSAALGGTGHTGPFDHDTTLIYKTVITNIGSAYNPSTGVFVAPVQGVYHFIFFYHAGGNQIKYISLFKNEELMASSYDHKSDHDGADNGGNAVIIHLEVGDRVYMRLKANAHVWDSINLTTFSGFLLSQM; this is encoded by the coding sequence ATGAAGGCTACTGCCTTTCTGTTGGTATCACTGTGCTTCTACAGTCTGTATGTGGCACAAGACGATATTCAGAAGattaaaaattataatgaacAGACATCAGTTGGCTCATTCAATCCTGACACATGGAAGCTTCTAAAAGACTTTGGTGCCATGGAGGAGAAACTACGCACTACAGTGGAAAGACTGGCAGCCATGGAAACCAAAATTGAGGAAATGAAGAATAAGGAGAgaaccaatgtgtttttttcggCTGCCCTAGGAGGGACTGGTCACACTGGGCCATTCGACCATGACACCACCCTGATCTACAAAACTGTAATCACTAACATCGGCAGTGCCTACAACCCAAGCACAGGTGTATTTGTTGCTCCTGTTCAAGGGGTCTACCACTTCATCTTCTTCTACCATGCGGGAGGAAATCAGATCAAATACATTTCCCTATTTAAGAATGAAGAGCTGATGGCCAGTTCATATGACCACAAGTCTGACCATGATGGCGCCGACAACGGAGGAAATGCTGTCATCATCCATCTGGAGGTTGGGGACCGGGTCTACATGCGTCTCAAGGCAAACGCACATGTATGGGACTCCATCAACCTCACAACCTTCAGTGGCTTCCTGCTCAGCCAAATGTGA